Proteins co-encoded in one Coregonus clupeaformis isolate EN_2021a chromosome 17, ASM2061545v1, whole genome shotgun sequence genomic window:
- the LOC121585977 gene encoding uncharacterized protein LOC121585977 isoform X1 — MDFDYQRLKDVESLRREERISCLPIQTQKPVPPHHSAEDPPTCQTLPIKPRRSLKVPKTPREEVALPAKQTNGQENEAWLSTGSTVTVADAGDSLALLVCDREHQLDVLRTVVKRVSPALTLGRPGPLEPLSPSLRAHTLLWFERTQLPRLRRPGRPMPHWLHGFATRREAEELLKDKQQGCFLLRLSESKIGFVLSYRGMDRCRHFIIEEEEGGRGSCYLIAGEESRHKSLQELVSYYTQYPVGPFNEILTIPFDESSEACEGTVKLGLQDEGGEKTEASSSAPSAPATVQVQEILASSAPTNDGTPEYAVVKKVLKKSRSLPENQLGELLEVTNLILPQDVAKPGVSCAGAFGGGDDASDALYARVNKPPSMLSQTDTSPYVNVCNPPGQKGVTASSVPLMCRGSVGDPVYWKLDPLHTYEETPHLVQREEEEEAKEHIDFHAMGRWRDAERSAGGRDPQHHLYSEVNLRTREAPSHTPLPARTAPNRPLRLPPRPVNCPPQQDGSVQRCGDPILLSSSPSRPGVFLTPCSERPLTENPGTSIYEQIPKRPTSSRPPLPPPNPKP, encoded by the exons ATGGACTTCGACTACCAGCGCTTAAAAG ATGTTGAAAGCCTCAGGCGAGAAGAGCGAATCAGCTGCCTGCCTATCCAAACTCAAAAGCCTGTACCACCACACCATTCTGCTGAAGACCCGCCCACCTGCCAGACTCTTCCAATCAAACCCAGGCGGAGCTTAAAGGTCCCCAAAACCCCTCGGGAGGAGGTGGCGCTACCAGCCAAACAAACCAATGGCCAGGAGAATGAG GCCTGGTTGTCCACTGGCAGCACAGTAACAGTAGCAGATGCCGGGGACAGTCTTGCCTTGCTGGTTTGTGACAGAGAGCACCAACTGGATGTGCTGCGG acaGTAGTGAAGAGGGTGTCTCCTGCTCTGACTCTGGGTCGCCCCGGGCCCCTGGAGCCCTTGTCCCCGTCCCTTCGGGCCCACACCCTGCTGTGGTTCGAGAGGACACAGCTCCCCCGCCTGCGTCGGCCTGGCCGCCCCATGCCCCACTGGCTACACGGGTTCGCCACGCGCAG GGAGGCAGAGGAGCTTCTAAAGGACAAGCAGCAGGGCTGTTTTCTGCTCAGGCTCAGCGAGTCAAAGATTGGTTTTGTACTCTCGTACAG AGGAATGGATAGGTGCCGCCATTTCAtcatagaggaggaagagggtggCAGAGGGTCGTGTTACCTCATCGCTGGGGAGGAGAGTCGCCATAAAAGCCTGCAGGAGCTGGTCAGCTACTACACCCAGTATCCTGTGGGGCCCTTCAATGAGATTCTCACCATACCCTTTGACGAG tccagtGAAGCTTGTGAGGGTACAGTTAAACTGGGGTTGCAGGATGAAGGTGGAGAGAAGACAGAAGCGTCATCATCTGCACCCTCGGCTCCTGCCACTGTCCAAGTCCAAGAGATATTGGCCAGCTCAGCCCCTACGAACGACGGAACGCCAGAGTAtgctgtggtgaagaaggtgctaAAAAAGTCCCGTTCTCTACCAGAAAACCAGCTTGGGGAACTGTTGGAG GTGACAAATCTGATCCTCCCCCAAGATGTGGCAAAACCTGGCGTTAGCTGTGCAGGAGCATTTGGGGGGGGAGATGACGCCTCCGACGCACTGTACGCCCGGGTGAACAAGCCACCAAGCATGCTTTCCCAGACAGACACATCTCCCTACGTCAATGTGTGCAACCCTCCAGGCCAGAAGGGGGTGACAGCGTCCTCCGTCCCCCTCATGTGCCGTGGCTCGGTGGGGGACCCAGTCTACTGGAAGCTGGATCCCCTGCACACCTACGAGGAAACCCCTCATCTGGTTCAacgtgaagaagaagaagaggcaaAGGAACACATTGACTTTCACGCCATGGGGCGCTGGCGGGATGCCGAGAGGAGTGCTGGTGGGCGAG ACCCCCAGCATCACCTCTACTCAGAGGTAAACCTAAGAACAAGAGAGGCCCCCAGTCACACCCCCCTTCCAGCCAGGACAGCCCCCAACCGGCCTTTACGACTGCCTCCCAGGCCCGTTAACTGCCCCCCTCAACAGGACGGAAGTGTGCAG CGATGTGGAGATCCCATCTTGTTGTCCTCTTCCCCATCCCGACCTGGGGTCTTTCTGACACCTTGTTCAGAACGACCTTTGACCGAAAACCCGGGCACCAGCATCTACGAACAGATCCCAAAGAGGCCAACCAGCTCAAGGCCTCCACTGCCTCCACCCAACCCTAAACCCTGA
- the LOC121585979 gene encoding translocon-associated protein subunit beta-like: MRALYVFALLALLGLGTGEEGAHLLASKSLLNRYAVEGHDLTLQYNIYNVGTSAALEVELSDDSFPPEDFGIVSGMLNVKWDRIAPASNVSHTVVLRPLKAGYFNFTSASVSYLAQEGGQVVVGYTSAPGQGGILAQREFDRRFSPHYLDWAAFGVMTLPSIGIPLLLWFSSKRKYDSPKAKKN, translated from the exons ATGAGGGCCCTGTACGTGTTTGCTCTACTGGCTCTACTGGGTctggggacaggagaggagggggctcATCTGTTGGCTTCCAAGTCCCTATTGAACCGTTATGCTGTTGAGGGCCATGACCTCACACTGCAGTACAACATCTACAACGTTGGAACCAG TGCTGCCCTAGAGGTCGAGCTGTCCGACGACTCCTTCCCACCTGAGGATTTCGGCATCGTCTCCGGGATGCTGAACGTGAAATGGGACAGGATCGCCCC TGCCAGCAATGTctctcatactgtggtactgcgCCCCCTGAAGGCCGGATACTTCAACTTCACCTCTGCTTCCGTCAGCTACCTGGCTCAGGAGGGAGGACAAGTTGTG GTTGGCTACACCAGCGCCCCCGGACAGGGTGGGATCTTGGCTCAGAGGGAGTTTGACAGGCGTTTTTCCCCCCACTAT ctggACTGGGCTGCCTTCGGTGTAATGACCCTCCCCTCCATCGGCATCCCCCTGCTCCTGTGGTTCTCCAGCAAGAGGAAGTACGACTCGCCCAAGGCCAAGAAGAACTGA
- the LOC121585977 gene encoding SH2 domain-containing protein 2A isoform X2, which yields MDFDYQRLKDVESLRREERISCLPIQTQKPVPPHHSAEDPPTCQTLPIKPRRSLKVPKTPREEVALPAKQTNGQENETVVKRVSPALTLGRPGPLEPLSPSLRAHTLLWFERTQLPRLRRPGRPMPHWLHGFATRREAEELLKDKQQGCFLLRLSESKIGFVLSYRGMDRCRHFIIEEEEGGRGSCYLIAGEESRHKSLQELVSYYTQYPVGPFNEILTIPFDESSEACEGTVKLGLQDEGGEKTEASSSAPSAPATVQVQEILASSAPTNDGTPEYAVVKKVLKKSRSLPENQLGELLEVTNLILPQDVAKPGVSCAGAFGGGDDASDALYARVNKPPSMLSQTDTSPYVNVCNPPGQKGVTASSVPLMCRGSVGDPVYWKLDPLHTYEETPHLVQREEEEEAKEHIDFHAMGRWRDAERSAGGRDPQHHLYSEVNLRTREAPSHTPLPARTAPNRPLRLPPRPVNCPPQQDGSVQRCGDPILLSSSPSRPGVFLTPCSERPLTENPGTSIYEQIPKRPTSSRPPLPPPNPKP from the exons ATGGACTTCGACTACCAGCGCTTAAAAG ATGTTGAAAGCCTCAGGCGAGAAGAGCGAATCAGCTGCCTGCCTATCCAAACTCAAAAGCCTGTACCACCACACCATTCTGCTGAAGACCCGCCCACCTGCCAGACTCTTCCAATCAAACCCAGGCGGAGCTTAAAGGTCCCCAAAACCCCTCGGGAGGAGGTGGCGCTACCAGCCAAACAAACCAATGGCCAGGAGAATGAG acaGTAGTGAAGAGGGTGTCTCCTGCTCTGACTCTGGGTCGCCCCGGGCCCCTGGAGCCCTTGTCCCCGTCCCTTCGGGCCCACACCCTGCTGTGGTTCGAGAGGACACAGCTCCCCCGCCTGCGTCGGCCTGGCCGCCCCATGCCCCACTGGCTACACGGGTTCGCCACGCGCAG GGAGGCAGAGGAGCTTCTAAAGGACAAGCAGCAGGGCTGTTTTCTGCTCAGGCTCAGCGAGTCAAAGATTGGTTTTGTACTCTCGTACAG AGGAATGGATAGGTGCCGCCATTTCAtcatagaggaggaagagggtggCAGAGGGTCGTGTTACCTCATCGCTGGGGAGGAGAGTCGCCATAAAAGCCTGCAGGAGCTGGTCAGCTACTACACCCAGTATCCTGTGGGGCCCTTCAATGAGATTCTCACCATACCCTTTGACGAG tccagtGAAGCTTGTGAGGGTACAGTTAAACTGGGGTTGCAGGATGAAGGTGGAGAGAAGACAGAAGCGTCATCATCTGCACCCTCGGCTCCTGCCACTGTCCAAGTCCAAGAGATATTGGCCAGCTCAGCCCCTACGAACGACGGAACGCCAGAGTAtgctgtggtgaagaaggtgctaAAAAAGTCCCGTTCTCTACCAGAAAACCAGCTTGGGGAACTGTTGGAG GTGACAAATCTGATCCTCCCCCAAGATGTGGCAAAACCTGGCGTTAGCTGTGCAGGAGCATTTGGGGGGGGAGATGACGCCTCCGACGCACTGTACGCCCGGGTGAACAAGCCACCAAGCATGCTTTCCCAGACAGACACATCTCCCTACGTCAATGTGTGCAACCCTCCAGGCCAGAAGGGGGTGACAGCGTCCTCCGTCCCCCTCATGTGCCGTGGCTCGGTGGGGGACCCAGTCTACTGGAAGCTGGATCCCCTGCACACCTACGAGGAAACCCCTCATCTGGTTCAacgtgaagaagaagaagaggcaaAGGAACACATTGACTTTCACGCCATGGGGCGCTGGCGGGATGCCGAGAGGAGTGCTGGTGGGCGAG ACCCCCAGCATCACCTCTACTCAGAGGTAAACCTAAGAACAAGAGAGGCCCCCAGTCACACCCCCCTTCCAGCCAGGACAGCCCCCAACCGGCCTTTACGACTGCCTCCCAGGCCCGTTAACTGCCCCCCTCAACAGGACGGAAGTGTGCAG CGATGTGGAGATCCCATCTTGTTGTCCTCTTCCCCATCCCGACCTGGGGTCTTTCTGACACCTTGTTCAGAACGACCTTTGACCGAAAACCCGGGCACCAGCATCTACGAACAGATCCCAAAGAGGCCAACCAGCTCAAGGCCTCCACTGCCTCCACCCAACCCTAAACCCTGA